Within Sorangiineae bacterium MSr11367, the genomic segment CCCGACCGCCGCCGGCGCCGAAGTTCACGCGAATGACGTTGGCGAACGCATCGCGCTTTCGCTTTTTCCGCCGTTCGGCCTTGTCGGCCTTGTCTCGCGTGGTGCTTTCGTTCGTCGAATCCGTCATGGGACCGCTATCGACGCTCATAACGGAACGTCGCCGCGCATCCTGCCCCGACGGCGCTCTTCGATCAACGGTGCCTGAATGTCGACGTCGATTCGTAGGCCCCGCTCATCCGGCTCGATCCTCAGCTCGCACGAAGCACGACCGAGCGGTGCAGCGGCGCGAATGGCCGCTTCCCGCTTGGCAATTCGCAGCGCACGGACGCGAACATGGGGGTCGCGCGCCGCCACTTCGGCAAAAAGGTCCCGCTCTTCGGATTTTTCGAAGGGAACCGTCACGATCAAGCTGGTGGAGCCGTACCAAACGGCCCCGTCGTTCTCCACCCGCGCCGCGCCCTCGCTGATGACGTCGGCCGAGGTCAACAAATCGCGAAATCGTCCATCGGAAGCGCGAACAAAAGAAGTCTGCCGCGTTCGGAGAAGCCGTTCTCCACGCGTCTTGGCCAGTGAAGGCCCCGGTCGGGATGTCACGATGCGGATCGTGCCGGGTTACGGCATCGCCGACAACTTTTCTTCCACGGGCTCCCGGTCCAGGGGAACGACGATGGATTCCACCGTGATTCCCGACGGGGTCGATTCGATCCAGGTGGCATTGGCAAACGCGCCTCCCGCGCTCCGGGGAGCCTCCCCCACGCTTCCAACGTTGATGACACGAACACCGGAGATGGTTCGGTCGAACGGGACGTGGCTCATGCCGCAGACCACGACGTCGGCCGGGTCGTCGCCGAGCAGGGCGTCGATTTCCTCGTCGCTCATGTCGTGCGAGAGCGCTTCCGACGCGTCGACCGGGGAGCCGTGGACGAGGAGAAGCTCGCCGCCGTCCTCCAAGGGAAGGCGCACGTGGGAGGGCAGGCGCTTGATGCGTTCCAGAATGAGATCGCCCAGCTCCGCGCGCGACGAGCGCATGCGTTCGATCATGCGGCGCTCGTGATCGTTGCTGGGGCGGAGATCTTTCGGATCCAGCGTGGCGATCGCGCGGTCGGTTACCCCTTGCACCAAGACGGCGCCTGCGCTGGTGAGACGGCGCCACGTTTCGAGCGGCGCAGGCCCTGGGAAAACGACGTCGCCCGCGACGAGCAACTTGTGAAAGGAACGGCGCTCCGCGGTCGCCAATACGGCGGCGAGGGCGTCGACGTGACCCTGGATGTCCGAGATGCAGAGGAGAATCATCGTGCTCTCAACAAGCTTAGTCGGCGCGATGCCATTTCGCGAGGTGATCCTAGCTCACACCCGTCGTGCTATGACGTGCTATGAGCTGAGAGGTGCGTCGAGCGCCATCGCAGAGGGGCCCGCGGTGGCGCCTTCCTCGACGCGACGCACAAGTGCCCCGCGCGACTGCACCACGAGCATGGTGCGCTCGAGCCTCGTTTCAAGCTGCGCCTTGTCCGTCACGGAAACGTAACCGAGATCGTGGAGCTCCGCGGAGCGAGTGGGCCACACCCCATCGTCGTCACAGCGCACGTAGCTCTTCGAACCGTGAAGCACGGCCACGCCTTTTCAACGTTGCCATGGGGGGTGCTCGAGGCGATGCCGTCGCGAGCTTCATGAAGCCGCGGAACAATCCGATGGCATTGGAGCCGTCACCACGGAAGATCGAAGCGCCCGCCTGCGGTGGCGGTCGCAACGCACGCTTCGCTTCGGCAAGCGCGAGAGACGGCGAACGTACGAATGAGCAGGCTCCGCCTTTTCTCGTGTTGAAAGGATTCACGCTACGCGATGTCTTCCAGAGCGGGTTCCAACTGAAATAGCGTGTCCGTCATGCTCGACCGAGCGCGCAGGTGAGCGCGCAAGTGCGCGGACGATTCCTTCGTTTTCTTCGTTTTGTCATGAACCCGATCGGCATTTCGGGCGTAGTATTCGCCATAGTATTGCATGGCGACATGTCCTACCTGTCGTACGCAGTATCCGGAGGGATCGATCACCTGCGCGAAGGACGGTGACACGCTCCTGCCAGACGCTGCATTTTTAGGGCTCGATCGAGAGCTCCCTCCCGGCTTTTTGGTCGGTGAATACCGCATCGAAGGAAAGATCGGCGAGGGAGGGTTCGGTTCGGTTTACCGTGCCGTGCATCCACTCATTGGCAAAGCGGCGGCGATCAAGATCCTCAGTCGCCAATACTCGTCCAACCCGGTGGTCGTGGCCCGCTTCATCGCCGAGGCCCGCGCGGTCAATCAAATTCGGCATCGCAACATCATCGACATCTTCTCCTTCGGCGCGCTCGACGATGGACGGCAGTACCTCGTCATGGAGCTCTTGGAGGGGAAGCCGCTGGATCGCTATCTGCAGGAAGACAAAGGCAGGCTCACGCCGGAAGAGGCCATTCCCATTTTGCGTGGAATTGCCCGCGCGCTCGATGCTGCGCACGCCTCGGGCATTTTGCATCGCGACTTGAAGCCAGAAAATATTTTCCTATCGTTCGATGAAGACGGAGAGCCTTTTCCGAAATTGCTCGATTTCGGAATAGCGAAATTGGTGGGAGGGGGCAAAGGCTCCGATCCTTCAGATGGATTGGCACGTCCCGGGGTGATGTCTGCGGCGGCAAAGACGCGCACCGGCACGCCCATGGGGACTCCCTATTACATGTCACCGGAGCAATGCCGCGGAAAGGATGTCGATCATCGTACCGATATCTATTCCTTTGGTGTGCTGGCGCACGAGCTGCTCACCGGCGACATCCCCTTTCGCGGCGAGGACGTGGTCGAGCTCTTGATGAAGCAAACCACCGCGGAACCCCCGCCGATGTCCTCGGTGTGCCCGGCGGTTCCTCGGGTGCTCGACGTGCCCGTGTTGAAGATGCTGGCCAAAGATCCTGCGGCGAGACCCCCGTCCGCGGGCGCCGCGGTCGAGGCCTTGGCGGTGGCCGCCAAGGACGCGGGCTTCCGTGTGACGCCGTTGGCGAGCGGACCGGTGTTGCCTCCGCTGGCGCTATCCGGGGTCTCCGTCGTGAGCGGGCCGAGGCTGACGCCGAGGAACGCGACCCTCGAGTCGGCGGAAACGCTGGACGACGCGCGAACGCCGACGATGGCGAGGCGGAGTCCCGGCCCGCACACCTTTGGCGCGGCGGCCGCCGACGTGCGCACGAGCGCACCACGGCGGCCCAATCGGCGTGCGCTGATTGGATTTGCCGGCGTCATCGTCATCGCGCTGATCGGTATTGGCATGGTGGCCACGGGGGTGGTGGGGCGGGCCAAAACTCCGCTGGCGGAGATCACGCAAGTCTCCGCCCCCGCATCCCCCCCGGTTGTCGCGCCCGAGTCCAAGGTGGAGGTTGCCCCTGCTTCGAAGGCGGCGCTGCCCGAGTGGGCAACGGATGTCGCGATCTCCGTCGAGGCCACGCCTGCGAATGCAACCATCTGGAAAGATGGTGCGAAGATCGGCGACGCACCCGGCCCCATTTCGCTTCCGCGCGCGCAGGGCACCGTCAAGTTGACGATCAAGGCCGAGGGGCACAAACCCTCTGAGATTTCCGTCGATACGACGAAGGATGCGACGTTCGTCGTCGCGCTCACGAAGATCGTACGTTCGACGCACGTGCCCGCGAAAGCGTCGGCCACGGGGGCACGCAGCGAGATACCGACCGATATCAACGAGAAATAGGAAATGAAGATTCTTCAACGACTCGGCGCGTTGCTCGTTCTGGGAACGGTGTGCCTTGCGTCGTGCCAAACGCTTCCCGATACCGGTGCCTGCGGCAATGGCGTCGTCGAGGTCCAGCTGGGGGAGGTCTGCGACGGTACCTCGACCCTGGCCGGAACGGTGTGCAACGCGGCATGCCAGTACGCGTGCGTGCGCGGGGCCGATGCCTCGGACGGGGTGGGGAAGTGCCCGGGCGGCTATTACTGTGGCGCCGATTCCGTCTGCCGCGCACCCTCGGGCCAATTCGCGCGCGACGACAATGCGTCGATGGCCTCCGACGCCGACCGGATCGACGTGGCCGATGTGGACGATGACGGTTCGCTCGACCTGATTGCCACGTCCACCGGCTTTACCCGCGTCCACTTCTTCAGCGGCGGCAAGTTCAGCGAGGTCACGCTCATCCCCAACAAGGGCTCGACAGCGCCCATCGTCGCGCCCCTCACGGGCGATGCGCGCACGGATTTGCTTTTTCCGTCGCAACAGATTTCCGTCTGGCAAGGGCTTTCGGACCGCACCTTGGAGCCGATTCAGTATCCGAGCCTCGTCTTGTCGGGGGCCGGCGCGCGAGATGCTCAAAGCTTCGTCGCCGATACCCACGCGACCTTCGGTACCGACCCGTCGCCGGGGGACGAGACGTACCTCTTTCGCCCGAAGCCCGGCGGAGGTTCGGACATCGAGCTCGAACGCGGGCTCAATCTGACACCCGTGCAGACGCTGCGCGGCCCCGCCGATCAGGTGGCCGGTGAGGTGCAGGTTGGGGACATCGACGGCGACAATTGCCCCGATGCGGTCTATGGCTTTCTGCGAAGGTCCATCGGCAGCGGCACGCCCGGGGTCGACCTCTTTTTCCCGTGCAAGGCCATTCCGGGGGGCGTCCTTCCGTCGGCGCCGCTTCCCGCCACGGAGCCGGCCATCCGCTTTCCCAGCGTGCCCGGGCGGCCGTCGGCGCGTTATGTCGTCGGGGAACGGGGCGTGCTCTTGGCCGACTTCGACGGCGACGACAAACTCGACGTTCTCGTTCATGCCGAGATGGACACGGACAATGCCTCGGACCGGGCATCGTTCGCCGCCATCCTTCTAGCCTATGGCGTCGGCGACGGTCGCTTTCAATCGACGCCGCCCCACGACAGCGTCACCGGCGACGGTATGGCGGCCATTCTGGACGGCGGCCCTCTCGACTTTCCCAAGGCGCGTGGTGCCGTCATCTTTCCGTTGGCCGCGGAGCAGCTCACCAACCGCGGGTCGAATCCGGACAAGCTCGCGGATTTCGTGTTCCCGGAGCAAATTTTGCTGCGCACGAAGGGCTTTCAAGACGGCGGCTCGGTGAGGAACGTAAAGATCCCCGCGCCCGGGGGCATCATCTGGCGGGAGGCTCTGGTTGGGAATTTCAACACGGATGGGTTCTTCGACATCCTCGCCGGTTCGGAGAATGGGTTCGACTTCTACTCCGGCACGCAAGACCCCAGCGTGATGACGCCGTTCCCGTTCTCGGTGCCGAACGGCGCCCAGAACTTCGCTGTGGGGGACTTCGACGGCGATCGGACCAACGATGTCGCGTTCTCCAGCTCGAACGAATTGTTCGTGGCCTTCGGCACCCAAAGCGGGCCGAACGCACCCACGAGCATGGGACGGTTTCCGTCGATCGAGCACGTGGAGGCGGGAAAGTTGGCCGTGCCTGGTCAGGTCCCCGATGGGCTGGCCGATCTCGCCGTCATCGGAACGGACACGGGCGAATCGAACGCGCCCTTCCTCGCGCTCCTCACGGGGTCGATCTCGCGAAAGCTGGTCGCTCCCTTGCGGCTTCACGTGGAGGGCACACCCGCCACCGTCGTGGATTCGTTGATGGCCGCGGCCGGCGTTTTCGACACCACGAGCCGCGGCCTCGACATGGCCGCCATCGGCGAGCCGCTCGCGCAGGGCGATGTGTTTACGCTTTGGAACATTCCCCTCACGGGAGATGCCCGCGTGATCACCAACAGCGTGTCCCAGCGCGGATTCAACTTGAGTGCGCTGGGTGGGGCCGTCGCGACCGACGTCGATTGGGCCAGTGCGGCCACCGCCGCCATGGATCTCGACGCGCCCGCGGGGGCCGACGCCCTGGACGAGCTGATCATCGCCGTACCGCCCAAGCCCGAACTCGATTCGGAGCAAGAGGACATTACGCGCGGTGGCGCCCTGATCGTGGGCCGGCTGGGGAATGGCACGTGGGCCACGCAATCGATGGCGGTGCTCGGGGGAGGCAAGGGGACGGCGAAGACCCGGTTCAAGTGGAAGCTTCGGGTGACCGATGTCGACGACGACAAGGTGAAGGACCTGGTGGCCCTGTACTTCCAGGACGGGGCGCCCAAGCTGCAAGTCTTCTTCAACGACCGCACCGGCAACCTTGGCGAGCCGCTCACCATCGACGTGCCGGGGCAACGCATCGTCGACTGCGCATGGATGCGGGCCGACGAGCTCTCCACCGACGAGAACAAGAAGGACCTGGTGGTGCTGACGATCGACGACCAGCGTCGCTACGGGCTGTTCCTCGTCAAGAGTGACAAGGCCAAACGAGGGTTCTTGCCCGCGAAGTCCGTGGCCGATTTGGGGATTCGCGCCGAGGCGAATCGCGAGTTTCGCGCGAGCATCGCCGCCGGCGACGTGACCGCCGATGGCGTGGACGACATCGTGGTGTCCGCCGCCAACGCCGTGACCCTGTTCCGCGGGAGGCCGCGATGAAGCGTCGGTTTCTCGCGGCGTGCCTTTTCCTCGCCCTCGGGGCCGGCGGCCTGCTCGCCCATGACGCGCGGGCCGCGGAGGCCAGTGCGGAGGAGTCGGAGCGCGCGAAGATGCTCTTTTCGTCCGGGGCACAGGCCTACGCGTCGGGGCAATTCTCGGCCGCCATCCAGGCCTTCACGGAGGCGAACCGCATTTTGCCGCGGCCGGCGATCGTCTACTCGCTGGCGCAAGCGCACCGACGGCAATACTTCATCGCGCGAAAGCCGGAGAACCTGCGCGCGGCGGTGGCCAGCTTCCGCGCGTACATCGAGCAGGTTCCCGACGGCGGCCGGCGCGCCGACGCCGCGCAAGCGCTTTCGGAGCTGGAGCCGATGCTGGCGCACCTCACCCCGGAGCCGTCGCCGGCGGGGCCGAAGGAGGCGCAAGAGCCGCCCAAAGAGCCGCCGCGCCTCATGATCACCACGCAGCCGAGCGGCGCCACGTTCACCATTGATGGCCGTGAGCGCCGGCAGGCGCCGTACGCGGCGGAAGTGACCCCGGGCCGGCACCGCGTGCGCGTGACCTTGGACGGGTACTTCGACGAGGAGCGCGAGGTGCTCGCCGTCGATCGCACCTTGGTGCCCGTCCCCGTCGAGTTGCGGCCGCGGCCGGCGCACCTGGTCATCCGCGCGCCGTCGGGTTGCGACGTGTGGCTCGATGGGCGGGTCATCGGCACGGCGCCCTTGCCGGAGTCGATCGAGCTGCCCTCGGGATCGCACCTCATCGCGGTCACGAAGAACGGCTACAAGGCGTACTCGCAGGAGATCGACTTTCGCCATGACGAGCGCCGGAGCGTCGACGTGCACCTGGAGGCCACGGGGCAGCGCGTCGTGGCGCGCTCGCTTCTCATCAGTGGTGGGGCCTTGGTGGTGGCGGGCGGCGTATTTTCGTTCCTCGCCTTGAACCGGGAGCAGGCGGCGCAGGACGTCTCGGAGGCGCAAACGCGCCGCCCGGCCACGTTGAGCGACCAGGAAGACTACCGCGATGCCCGCGACGCGCGCGATCGCTGGCGGACGGGGGCCATTCTGGCGTTCTCCCTTGGTGGGGCCGCGCTCGCTACCGGGCTCGTGTTTTACGCCTTCGACCGGCCCACGGTCATGGCGCCTCGCCTCCGCCCCGAGCAAGAGCGCAAGCCCCGGCCGGCGAACCCCCTGGAGCCCGTGGAGATGTCCGTCGTGCCCTTCGTGGGTCCGAGCTTCGGTGGGGCGACCATTTCCGGTAAGTTCTGACCAACGTGCGCAATCCACCGCTCTTTCCCGCCTTCGTCTCGCAGCACAGCGTCAACTTCGACAAAGATGCGCCCGATCTCGGGGCGCAATTTCCCGGCATCGCGCTCCCCGAGTCGCTCGGGCGCGCCGTGCCCAAGCGAAAGGCGGAGTTTCTCGCTGGCCGCTTTTGCGTGCGCGAGGTGCTGCGCCGCCTGGCGCCCGAGCATGCCGAGATCCCCGTCGGAACCGGCAAGAACCGCGAACCGCTCTGGCCCGACGGGTTCGTGGGGGCCATCACGCATACATTGGACTTCGCCTCGGTGGCCATCGCCCGGGCGCGCGATGCTCACGGCATCGGTCTCGACGCCGAGCGCGTGATGACCGACGACAATGCGGAGCGTCTGCTCGACAAGATCGCCTCGCCCCAGGAAATCGCCCAGATGAAGCGAAAGACCGGGTGGGGCACCGGCGTCGCCCTCACGGTGACCTTCTCCGCGAAAGAGTCGGTCTTCAAGTGCCTGTACCCGCAGGTGCAGCGCTACTTCGACTTTTCCGATGCGTGGATCGAGATCCTCGACGGCGAACGCTTCTCCGCGCGCCTCCTCTCCACGCTCACGCCATCGCTCACCGCGGGCCGCACCTTCGAGGGCCGCTTCGAGCACGACGCCGTCTCGGTGTGCACCGGGATGGTGGTCACGCCCTCGACGTAATTCAATCGACCGTTGCCTTAGCGAACACTGAACTTGGGCGGGCGCCGTTCGAAGTAGGCCTCCACCGCGTCGGCGTGTTCCGCGGACGTCCACGTGGCCACGAAGCGGTTGCGCTCTTCGTCGCGGACCGCGCTCGGGTTCGTGCGGGCGGT encodes:
- a CDS encoding metallophosphatase family protein; its protein translation is MILLCISDIQGHVDALAAVLATAERRSFHKLLVAGDVVFPGPAPLETWRRLTSAGAVLVQGVTDRAIATLDPKDLRPSNDHERRMIERMRSSRAELGDLILERIKRLPSHVRLPLEDGGELLLVHGSPVDASEALSHDMSDEEIDALLGDDPADVVVCGMSHVPFDRTISGVRVINVGSVGEAPRSAGGAFANATWIESTPSGITVESIVVPLDREPVEEKLSAMP
- a CDS encoding protein kinase, with translation MATCPTCRTQYPEGSITCAKDGDTLLPDAAFLGLDRELPPGFLVGEYRIEGKIGEGGFGSVYRAVHPLIGKAAAIKILSRQYSSNPVVVARFIAEARAVNQIRHRNIIDIFSFGALDDGRQYLVMELLEGKPLDRYLQEDKGRLTPEEAIPILRGIARALDAAHASGILHRDLKPENIFLSFDEDGEPFPKLLDFGIAKLVGGGKGSDPSDGLARPGVMSAAAKTRTGTPMGTPYYMSPEQCRGKDVDHRTDIYSFGVLAHELLTGDIPFRGEDVVELLMKQTTAEPPPMSSVCPAVPRVLDVPVLKMLAKDPAARPPSAGAAVEALAVAAKDAGFRVTPLASGPVLPPLALSGVSVVSGPRLTPRNATLESAETLDDARTPTMARRSPGPHTFGAAAADVRTSAPRRPNRRALIGFAGVIVIALIGIGMVATGVVGRAKTPLAEITQVSAPASPPVVAPESKVEVAPASKAALPEWATDVAISVEATPANATIWKDGAKIGDAPGPISLPRAQGTVKLTIKAEGHKPSEISVDTTKDATFVVALTKIVRSTHVPAKASATGARSEIPTDINEK
- a CDS encoding VCBS repeat-containing protein: MKILQRLGALLVLGTVCLASCQTLPDTGACGNGVVEVQLGEVCDGTSTLAGTVCNAACQYACVRGADASDGVGKCPGGYYCGADSVCRAPSGQFARDDNASMASDADRIDVADVDDDGSLDLIATSTGFTRVHFFSGGKFSEVTLIPNKGSTAPIVAPLTGDARTDLLFPSQQISVWQGLSDRTLEPIQYPSLVLSGAGARDAQSFVADTHATFGTDPSPGDETYLFRPKPGGGSDIELERGLNLTPVQTLRGPADQVAGEVQVGDIDGDNCPDAVYGFLRRSIGSGTPGVDLFFPCKAIPGGVLPSAPLPATEPAIRFPSVPGRPSARYVVGERGVLLADFDGDDKLDVLVHAEMDTDNASDRASFAAILLAYGVGDGRFQSTPPHDSVTGDGMAAILDGGPLDFPKARGAVIFPLAAEQLTNRGSNPDKLADFVFPEQILLRTKGFQDGGSVRNVKIPAPGGIIWREALVGNFNTDGFFDILAGSENGFDFYSGTQDPSVMTPFPFSVPNGAQNFAVGDFDGDRTNDVAFSSSNELFVAFGTQSGPNAPTSMGRFPSIEHVEAGKLAVPGQVPDGLADLAVIGTDTGESNAPFLALLTGSISRKLVAPLRLHVEGTPATVVDSLMAAAGVFDTTSRGLDMAAIGEPLAQGDVFTLWNIPLTGDARVITNSVSQRGFNLSALGGAVATDVDWASAATAAMDLDAPAGADALDELIIAVPPKPELDSEQEDITRGGALIVGRLGNGTWATQSMAVLGGGKGTAKTRFKWKLRVTDVDDDKVKDLVALYFQDGAPKLQVFFNDRTGNLGEPLTIDVPGQRIVDCAWMRADELSTDENKKDLVVLTIDDQRRYGLFLVKSDKAKRGFLPAKSVADLGIRAEANREFRASIAAGDVTADGVDDIVVSAANAVTLFRGRPR
- a CDS encoding PEGA domain-containing protein, producing the protein MKRRFLAACLFLALGAGGLLAHDARAAEASAEESERAKMLFSSGAQAYASGQFSAAIQAFTEANRILPRPAIVYSLAQAHRRQYFIARKPENLRAAVASFRAYIEQVPDGGRRADAAQALSELEPMLAHLTPEPSPAGPKEAQEPPKEPPRLMITTQPSGATFTIDGRERRQAPYAAEVTPGRHRVRVTLDGYFDEEREVLAVDRTLVPVPVELRPRPAHLVIRAPSGCDVWLDGRVIGTAPLPESIELPSGSHLIAVTKNGYKAYSQEIDFRHDERRSVDVHLEATGQRVVARSLLISGGALVVAGGVFSFLALNREQAAQDVSEAQTRRPATLSDQEDYRDARDARDRWRTGAILAFSLGGAALATGLVFYAFDRPTVMAPRLRPEQERKPRPANPLEPVEMSVVPFVGPSFGGATISGKF
- a CDS encoding 4'-phosphopantetheinyl transferase superfamily protein, which gives rise to MRNPPLFPAFVSQHSVNFDKDAPDLGAQFPGIALPESLGRAVPKRKAEFLAGRFCVREVLRRLAPEHAEIPVGTGKNREPLWPDGFVGAITHTLDFASVAIARARDAHGIGLDAERVMTDDNAERLLDKIASPQEIAQMKRKTGWGTGVALTVTFSAKESVFKCLYPQVQRYFDFSDAWIEILDGERFSARLLSTLTPSLTAGRTFEGRFEHDAVSVCTGMVVTPST